tttattagtatttatcATCACATTGCCATGTATAGAAGTTACCGTTAAATGCCAATCAAATTCATGTcatataatttaacaaaaaacgtttattttgacataacttcataaaaatgtattaatatgatatttaatttgaaatgagtgatgcaaatgagaccaaaaatttgtcGGCGATCCACTTGATACATTGAAATAAagcaagtgacctacttgataattatccaaaaaaaaaataggggTTAATTACCAATGATGATTGTGAAACAGAAGAGGCGATGAtagtctttcccaattcatccCTCAGTCACACCACCATCAGATAAACACACCCGAACCACCCCCACCTCCCAACATCACCGTAAACTCCACAATCGCCAAACTTCTTCTTCCTCTCCTGCTCTCACATCCGTTCCCCTTTCTTTTCTTGTCATCCCTGTAACTGCCCACCAACACCGCCACTATCGACCCTTTGTAcaccccaccccaccccaccccGAACCATCGCCACACTAGCCAATCGAATGCAACACATAAATAAACGCCTAAATATACAAACTAAATCACAAGAAAATGGAAAAACCCAGTTGATTTCCTTCAATCTTCTCGTTCTCTCAAAATCATTCGCGCTCCCAAAccttattttctattttatgttTCCCCATTCTTCTTCTTCCCCTTGTTTTAATGATGTAGTACAATTGTAGTGGTACTGCTGCTCCCATTTTAAGCTTTTCCTGCTCGCATGTAtcatccaattctttatatttcaaaagaaaaatagattttttttcatcattCAACTTATTGTTTCTCAACGAATCTACCACTtaactataatttattattttagtaactaatgttaggttcgtaATTTTTCTAATCGCTAACGTTAGAGGTTCAGTTCTGATTATCAACATTATGTTAATTTTGATAATGTGATgcatgtttatatctttatatagagcaataataacataaaatgagccagtaaaaaaataaaatcgagAAAAACTGTAAGTAAAATTCTATAAATTCATGAAATCATCAATCtagaatcaatgacttcaaacaagtcaTCCTTCCTAATAAGATAAAGTCTAATTTAATGATGCAATGCATCATTTTCCAGTATTATAATTTCAACCGACTTGTTCAGCCCAAGGTCCCTCTCAAATTTTATCTTCCTGAATCTTAATAATTTCAacttattacaatttttaagATAAAGAAATCATATGAGATGGAAACTTTATCTTCGATGATTGTCCTTTGGGATGCATTATTGTTCAAgtattaaagtttcaattgaCTTGTTCACTCCAACATCCCTctcaaattaaatttatctctCTACTTTTTTTATAGTATTCGTCCTTATTTTTGTACAATAGACAATCATATAATTTCTTAACCTTGACTTTGAGGTTTATATGATATCTAAATTGGTGGTTGAACTCCACAAAGATATAATATCACTTGTGATGGATTTTGCTTGAGAATTTATTGTAGATGATAAaatgtttgaagtcattgattatagatgataaattttttgatgtcattgatttcagattgaagatttaatgaatttttagaattctattTATAATTCTTCCCGATTTTACCGGCTcctttatgttattattactccccCCGTCCTTCTCAAatttttgtagttttttttCCACTCCTTAACACATATATTAAGGTTCTTACTTTTTATgaaacatagttccataacttaattttgagattttctttttgtgtagaATAATCCAaacgttaaatttttatttagagaaaaaataaaaataatttatgaaattaaatcTTTTAGGTTGTGGACGTTGTGAAAGTGGTTTAAGAGTAATATATGCACCGAAAATGAATTGGTGGTAAACATGGGTGTTTGGTCAAGTTTAAAAGCTGggcttctgggtttataagtttgaagcacttattcgtacagTTTGTGTAATTGGTCaggaagtacttataaaaagttgagcatactaatttttgtttcatgacttctatttCTTTTCTAAACACTTTAATTACTTACAAGTCTTAACTtttttctaacttctacttcacttctttactttaagcaagaagcacttgaTCTCACCTAAACGGTCCCGGGACCGTTTGGGTTAGTTTAAAAGAAGTAATTTCTTTGCTAAACTAaggaagtggagtagaagtgagaagtaaattaataattttaaattattaaagtgtttgaaaaataagtGGATGTTATAAAGAAAAGTTAGCATTTTTTACTTCTAAACTTCTTTGtcacaattttataaatgtactttttattattatcttcaCAGTTCACGGATGAGGAAAAGAAGAATCAAGAAGTCGTGCTTGACCCAAACAAGGGGCATCTCTCTCGCccataattttacataattttcttaGATAGCGTCCTTGGAAAataaaatactactccctctgtcccaaaataTATAtcgtttttattttttgcacgtaatttgatatgcaaataaaacatacttctatacattattttttaattattttttgaataaaaatataacatccatatttttttttcagaaaaaaaaaatttgaaaaataatatatagaagtatgttttatttgcatctcaaattagatgaaaaaagtcaaaatgacatgtattgtgggaccgAGGAAATACTAATATAAGTGTTGTGTGAGGTCAATTGATTGCATGTTGATCTGAGATTCAAAACATAGAAGCTGGTTCGCACAAACAAAAATTGACGGTAAGACTTTGTTTTTACTCGTTTAGTCCAATAAGTACACCTAAGTGTGCGTGGGTCAACACCCTTTGTGTGAATCCGATGACCAATCTCATTAGTAGTATTTGTTTCCTCTCAATTTCAACCCCATCAGGTTCACACCATTCATTGCCTCACAAAATTCAACCCATCAATTTCACACCATTCAATTCCCAATTCCTGTTTATTTAACACTAAACAATTCACTACTTGTGTTGTGCCAGCCTATTTGTAGTTTTGTACAAAGACTTCCCCTAAGCTTTACATTTCTTAGTTTCGCAAGATTTAgaaacaaaaacataaaatgACTAGAGATTCAGAGGATACAGCTTCCAACAAATCATGTTTCTCCGGTATCCTTCGACGGATTTTATGCACCGGAAGCCTTCCGACCCATCCATCCGACTCCGATATCGTCCCGGGGTCTGACGATTTAATTctggaaaagaaaaatattcaAGTTAAAGGTCAGGGTACCCCAGGAGTTGTGGCAAGACTAATGGGACTTGAGTCACTGCCAGATATAAAATGGGTTCCAAAGGATGCAGTTAATCTTCGAAGCAGATCAGTGAGGTCTGCAGATTACTTCCCACAGTTTCATCATTTATCGGAAGAATCACAGCACCGAAGAGTGAAAACATCGGTTTCTTTTCGTGAGATTCCAACCTTTTTGCATCAGCAAAATGAAGATCTTTTTGTGGTTTGTTTCGACAAAAGAGATGGTAACAATGCATCTGAAGATATCAAGAACTTAAAGAGTGGTAGTAGAAGTGCTCGCGGAAATATGAAGGAACGAGTAGCggtgaagaagaaagaaaaacaacAGATCAAGAAAAGGAATGTCGAACCAAAGAAAAGCTATGTGAAAGGGAGTCATGTATTGCCGTACTACACCAAATCAAATGAAGTTTATATAAGATCAAGTCCAAGAATACAGAAAAAGAGGCGGACAAAGGCACCAAATAGTTATTGTGAAGAGCAGGTCTCTAGCGGAATTAAGCATGCAAGGATGAGGGAAAATAGAAGGACCAGTTCTCATGCACGGATTGGATCTAGCTCCAGTACTGGTTCATGCTCTGAATCAACGACGACAACATCAGGTTAGCCTTTTCAACATAGAACACGTTTAACGCAACTTAAAACCAATCTTTGTTGCATAATCTTAATGAAATGTTTGTTAAATTATCACGCGAGCTCTAATATTGTATGAATATCATAGTTACGTCTGCAATTCATATGCTTTTTTACAGAGGATTCAAGGAAGGCGGGTCAAAATTTCTTTAAACAATCAAAAGCAGCAGTTACAATAGGAAATCAAATAACAGAGAGTGAAGGTCTAGTGAAGAGTAAAGTGATGAATTTTTACATAAAGAATTTAGCGGAAGTTTGCAGGTTAAATGAAGAAGATGCAGAAAGTTGTCATGATTGGAAATGGATGAAGCCTGAGAGCTTAAAGTTTGATGACAGTGGAGACATATGCTTAGAATTTGAACAATGTATTCTTGATACATTGCTTCAACAGCTGGTAGATGAACTTTGTTGACAAGACCTTTTAAGCTAATTCTTGTTGATATAACTTAGTTTCTACAGCTTGTGTATTGTGTAATTCTTCTTTGTCTCTGCAGTGGGACTGCTTTTTATAGTGAATGTAAAGTCTGCTAGCAAGTTTGAAATGATGGGCGGCCATCTGACtgagcttaaaaaaagtgacttattgcttatagtaaagaattggattataagtgaaaaatggtttgaacttataagttattaaaagtgtttggatactcgtgacttattttgttataataagcTCCAAACCCAAGAAAAGCTAGGTTTCCTAGTTTTTTTTTCCGGGGCTTTTAAGCTTCATTTTAAGTATTTCTCTTAAGTTGTCAAACGTTAGGTTGAAGCAACTTCTCTTCCAAATAAGCAATAAGTTAagtttgccaaacacccacgaTATTTGCCAACTTCCTCATCTGGGGTTTCGGATTTAATAATCACAACTCATCGAGTGTTTAGAAATGTAAGAAAAACtcctttaaaagaaaatgtaaGAAAAACTCAAttcattacaatttacaacatgAGTTGAGGAATCGTgagaaaaattaacaaaaagtaTGAGTAAGAGTCATGCTTACCTTGTTCGTAGTCCTTATGTTCCATCAGAATCTTTACGCTAGGAGATTTCGTTAagcatagtttcataatttatttttaaaattttatttttcaaaatataaagtTTAATTTAGAAGacgaatattttaaaaataaattatataattatacttaaCGAGAGTCTTATAATGCATGTCAAAATTATGTTCTACGATGTAAATAATGTAGTGGGATGGGAGGAGTACTATCAATATACAATTGAAAAATTATAGATGACGAGAAAAGAAGCAACTAATTCAACTCAGCCGCACAATAAGGCACCGCCACACCTGCTCGGCCAAATCCGGTTTTTGGCCAACTTAACCTTATCTTGTGGCTCAACTTCAGGTATTTTACTAGATATAAAAGGTCAGTTGAGGGTCATTGAATAGTGCCTGTGCTCACAATCCTTGACTTGGGAAAGTTGTTGCTTTTATTAATTCAGAAATATTGTAATTACCTTCTATTTTAGCTTAAGTACACTTTTGAAGAATTAATCTAGAAATCAACCTctttaacatgttcaaaatcTTGATGGAGCTGAGCGGTTCCGAAAAAGGCAACTTAAAATTCCTCTAACAATTACCCCCTCGGTCCCAACcaattgtatatatttgtttggcacacggagaccaagaaaaaattataaaaaaaaagtaaatttggatgaaaagtgggtataatgGTGTGACgtctttatatttaatacttgctccgtcctttttagttgtcacatttccatttttgttggtcaaattcaGTGTTTtgaaaagcgcattaagcggccgatTAAGCGGCCGCCTAAACGGAATCGGCCATAAAACGCCTCGATTTTGTATTAAGCGGGTTcttaagcgtttttgaaaattaagcggactattaagcggattaagcggtcgttaagcggattaagcggtacttaagcggtcaaaatgattttgacttgctaatttttcagttttaaaatatttttttatataatataactataattatattaaaaaattaaaaaatatatattattaaaaatttaaattcttaccacaatataacattaatattaaaattaaatatttaattatattttattaatccgcttattgCCCCGCTTAagattccgcttaagcgtccgctttatcgcttaagcgctagaaggtgCTTTCACCGCCTAGAgccgatttgcgcttttcatAACACTGGTCAAAtttactaatttttgaccaaagattataagttaacccttcattatttgtaaaaactgaaaattacattttaaagtagattaagAGTTATTTCCGGTaacatattttttctattttatcaattgattaaatatcaacaaatttcagtcaaattttggtcaatttaaccggcacaaaatcaaatgtgacaactaaaaaaggacggagggagtaatagatttgagatggtgaaggaaagtagtgggtgtaatagtgtttatattattataaaattgagATAGTGAAAGAAAATAGTtggtataattttgttttatattataaaagtttactatttttggaatgtatacaattgatgggacgcccaaaaaaaaactgtatacaaatgaatgggacggagggactaATGAAATAAGGAGCAGGTCCGATCATAACTTTCTGGGATCCGAAatcaaaaaataacataaatcaatattttaCAGTTAATATTAGAGTAtgaactaaaaatatatataatatgaatgtTGGCTTGATTCGGATACATACACAAATATGTAGACACGTTTGAGAATTAGATAACAGTTTTCAATTTCAGtctaaaatttcaaaatccTTTCTCCTTTATAAGCTAGTTACAAAAAACCAGCTCTAAAAGAAAACCTTAActatgttataaaataatatattgggTGATTGTCAAAAACTTAATTAGGAAGACTCGCAAAACTTATCAAGTAAATCTGGAgaaacttactaaggaagactcgCAAGGCAAACTTATTAAAGAAGACTCGCATAGCTTATCAAGGAAGACTTACGATACTTACTCCAGAAGGATTGTAATACTTAACCTATAAGTATTGTAAATCTTAGTTAGGAAGATTCACCaaccaacctctataaatagTTGGTATAAATAGCTGGTACAGTTGAAATGAATTCTATTCTGAAACATAACTACTTTCTTTCCACATCTTCTATTCTCTTTATACTTTATAAGATAGTTTGTGTTCTATATATCGTTGTGTAGTTTAAAAGTATGTTACAAGATTTACAACACATTATCAGCACGAGACTCTGTCGAGCTGAGATAAGTCAAAGAAGGACTCTGCCAAACTGAGATAAGCCAAAAAAGGTACATCATAAACAGGTACAATCTAACCAACTCTGAAAATTGCGACTTTCACAAAAATAAGGCACAATCTATCTCTACTCATTTTACAATTATTACTATCGTTATTGCTTATGAATTTACTATTGCTTGATTTGTTAATGGCGGCAATGCcgttaaatttttttagttatatcatactgtatagatattaaattgtttgtgtattaacttgaaatattgatatgtcatgttttatatatttattttacattcagATTGACGAACCTTGTAAAATTAGATTTTGTTTCCTTGGATACATATGTTTCCGGGAATAATTATCTGTCTTGGTCCCTTGATGTGATATTACACCTTAGTCCTAGCAGCCTAAAAGACACTATTGACTTAGAAAATAATCTCTCACCCTttggaatattctcaaggataGATTTGATCACCAGAAACCTATTCACTTACCATCTGCCCGTTCTGACTAGTTGATTTGAGGTTAATGGTGATTTTGGGAGCCATTATTCCATATTCACTTCTCAGAACCATAGCTTCACATATTGGCAAATAATTCAAAACCCCAAAAGAAGCTATGAACATTTGCACAAGCAAACCACCCATATTTCCACTTCTGTAACAAA
This genomic window from Daucus carota subsp. sativus chromosome 7, DH1 v3.0, whole genome shotgun sequence contains:
- the LOC108194074 gene encoding uncharacterized protein LOC108194074, whose amino-acid sequence is MTRDSEDTASNKSCFSGILRRILCTGSLPTHPSDSDIVPGSDDLILEKKNIQVKGQGTPGVVARLMGLESLPDIKWVPKDAVNLRSRSVRSADYFPQFHHLSEESQHRRVKTSVSFREIPTFLHQQNEDLFVVCFDKRDGNNASEDIKNLKSGSRSARGNMKERVAVKKKEKQQIKKRNVEPKKSYVKGSHVLPYYTKSNEVYIRSSPRIQKKRRTKAPNSYCEEQVSSGIKHARMRENRRTSSHARIGSSSSTGSCSESTTTTSEDSRKAGQNFFKQSKAAVTIGNQITESEGLVKSKVMNFYIKNLAEVCRLNEEDAESCHDWKWMKPESLKFDDSGDICLEFEQCILDTLLQQLVDELC